A region of Labeo rohita strain BAU-BD-2019 chromosome 2, IGBB_LRoh.1.0, whole genome shotgun sequence DNA encodes the following proteins:
- the LOC127155151 gene encoding guanylate-binding protein 1, translated as MSCSKYMSAPVCLIENDENGKLHVRKEAKDILDGIGEPVVVVSVVGLYRTGKSYLMNRLAGKQSGFALGNTVESKTKGIWMWCVPHPNKEGHTLVLLDTEGLGDVQKGDSKNDGWIFCLAVLLSSTLVYNSRGTIDNNAVENLHYVAELTEQIKIKSAEAVDEEEEEDSEYVRFFPSFIWVVRDFNLDLEIDGKKVTEDDYLEYALQLKKGVSKKVSDYNLPRQCIKHYFPSRKCFVFPLPVNSQEDMTRLESLQDQDLAQQFLEVTRHFCDHMFVNSAVKTLKGGHIVTGQMFGRLVEIYVDTISSGEVPCLDNAVVVLASQENQAAIQKALKVYQRGMEEVKNMLPISIEKLTCEHQKFSSLATSEFMKRSFKDEKMEFLKKLEEAVYNFYVDLMEENEMASERKCRELLKDLLSDMNKQLQDGEYSQSGGYELYCRDRDAIVEQYRREPNKGVRAEAVLEEFLKEREPEAKGILCMDNKLTESEKQIKMGKENEALLEQKYKEEEEKRIKSEQMMETEKARNEDKLKQLKEKFEKELEQQQQEMDRAIESKLKEQEEMLKKGFMDQAENLKEEINKLNNEKKRLHGGDIFKDYVMPFLCPLVEMVPNFFMQRSMMKSLAKGLRR; from the exons ATGTCTTGTAGTAAGTACATGTCAGCTCCGGTGTGTCTCATTGAAAACGATGAAAATGGAAAGCTGCATGTGAGAAAAGAGGCCAAAGACATTCTGGATGGAATCGGTGAGCCGGTGGTGGTGGTGTCTGTGGTGGGACTCTACCGTACGGGGAAGTCTTACCTTATGAACCGCCTGGCAGGAAAACAGTCAG GCTTTGCTCTTGGCAACACTGTTGAGTCAAAGACCAAAGGCATCTGGATGTGGTGTGTCCCTCACCCAAATAAAGAAGGACACACTCTTGTGCTGCTGGACACAGAGGGACTTGGTGACGTACAGAAG GGAGACTCAAAGAATGATGGCTGGATCTTCTGTCTGGCAGTTCTGCTCAGCAGCACATTGGTGTACAACAGCCGCGGCACCATCGATAACAATGCAGTTGAAAATCTGCA CTACGTTGCTGAGCTCACTGAGCAGATCAAGATCAAGTCTGCAGAAGCAGTAgatgaggaggaagaggaagattCTGAGTATGTGAGGTTTTTCCCATCATTCATTTGGGTTGTGAGAGATTTCAACTTGGATTTGGAAATTGATGGGAAGAAAGTGACTGAGGATGATTACCTTGAATATGCCCTCCAGCTCAAGAAAG GTGTGAGTAAGAAAGTTAGTGACTACAATCTGCCCCGTCAATGTATCAAGCATTATTTCCCTAGCCGGAAGTGTTTTGTGTTCCCGCTTCCTGTTAACTCTCAGGAAGACATGACACGCCTGGAGAGCTTACAAGACCAGGATCTCGCACAACAATTTCTGGAGGTCACGAGACATTTCTGTGACCACATGTTTGTCAACAGTGCTGTGAAAACACTGAAAGGAGGACACATAGTTACTGGCCAAA tgtttgGGCGTCTGGTTGAAATTTATGTAGACACAATCAGCAGTGGTGAAGTGCCCTGTCTGGACAATGCAGTGGTTGTTCTGGCAAGTCAAGAAAACCAGGCAGCCATTCAAAAAGCTTTGAAAGTATATCAAAGAGGAATGGAAGAG GTGAAGAATATGTTACCAATCAGTATTGAAAAATTGACCTGCGAGCACCAGAAATTCAGCAGTCTGGCCACTTCTGAGTTCATGAAACGCTCATTCAAAGATGAAAAAATGGAATTCTTGAAAAAACTGGAG GAAGCTGTATATAACTTCTACGTAGACTTAATGGAAGAGAATGAGATGGCATCAGAGAGAAAGTGCAGAGAGCTGCTGAAGGATCTGCTCTCTGATATGAATAAACAGCTGCAGGATGGAGAGTACAGTCAGTCTGGAGGATATGAACTCTACTGCAGAGACAGAGATGCTATCGTTGAACAGTACCGCAGAGAACCCAACAAAGGTGTAAGG GCTGAGGCTGTGCTGGAAGAGTTTCTGAAAGAACGGGAACCTGAAGCAAAAGGCATCCTCTGCATGGATAATAAACTCACCGAAAGTGAGAAACAAATCAAAA TGGGGAAAGAGAATGAAGCTCTGCTGGAACAGAAGTataaagaggaagaggagaaaCGAATTAAGTCTGAACAAATGATGGAGACGGAGAAAGCACGGAATGAGGACAAGCTAaaacagttaaaggagaagttcgaAAAGGAGctggagcagcagcagcaggagaTGGACAGAGCCATTGAGAGCAAACTGAAAGAGCAGGAGGAGATGCTAAAGAAAGGCTTTATGGATCAAGCGGAAAACCTTAAGgaagaaataaataagttaaataatgaaaagaaaCGCCTACATGGTGGTGACATTTTTAAGGACTATGTGATGCCATTTCTTTGCCCTCTTGTAGAAATGGTTCCCAACTTCTTCATGCAGAGATCCATGATGAAAAGTCTGGCCAAGGGATTGAGACGTTAA